GTAGACGTACGCCTTCCGCTTCGCGTCCCAGAGCTCCGTCGCGGCGACGTCGAGCGCGGGGCGCACCTCGAAGCCGACCTCGCTCGCGACGTGCTTCGCGGCGTCGGCGACGATCGCGAGCGCGCGCTCGTTCTTGATGGGCGCGACCCACGCGCCCTCGTCGCCCTTGCCGATGGCCGTGTTCGGGAGCTCCTTCTTGAGGAGGTCCTTCACGCGCTTGTGGACCTTCGCGTTCGCGAACGCGGAGTCCTGGAACGTGGGCCCGTCGGCGAAGACCATGAACTCCTGGATGTCGGTGCCGCCGATCGCGTGCGCGCCGCCGCCGAGGACGTTGCCGAGCGGGCGCGGCAGGCGCGAGACGAAGGCGCCGCCGAGGTACGCGTAGAGGGGAAGGCCGAGGCTGTGCGCCGCGGCGCGCGCGACCGCAAGCGACGTCGCGACCGTGACGTTGCCGCCGAGCGCGGCGAAGTTCTCGGTGCCGTCGATCTCGGCGAGCGTGTCGTCGACGGCGCGCTGGTCGAGCGCGTCCATGCCGCGAAGCGTCGGCGCGATGATGTCGTAGGCCTTCTCGACGCCGGCCTTCGGGCCGCCTTCGGGCCACGCCTGGACCTCGTGCGCGCCGGTCGAGGCGCCGCTCGGGGCGGCCGCGCGGCCGAAGCCCTCGTCCGTGAGGATGTCGACCTCGATCGTCTCGTTGCCGCGGCTGTCGAGGATCCGGCGGAAGAACATCTCCTGGATTTCGGACGTGGTCGCCACCCCGCCTGGTCGAGCGGGGCGCCCCTACAAAAAGCCTGTGGGCAACCGCGCGCCTGTCAAGTTGCCACCCGCGTGGCCCTTCACGGCCGGCGCGCCGCTTCGGCTGTCCATGACCACCCAAGCCCACTCGGGCTCGCACAACCCGCAGGACGCCCACGGCCTCGAGGGCGGCGTCGACCTCATCGACGTCATCCGCATCGGCGCCGGCCGCAAGACGTTCATGTCGCCGGAGATCATGCGCGCGATGGGACTCGGCGTCGGGGACCGCCTCGCGTTCGGCCGCCTGCCCGACGGCACGGTCGTCGTGAAGAAGGTCGAGTTCTGATTCCTTCCCGAGGCGCGAACGCGCGGGGCCTCCGCGCGAGCGACCGGGTCACGACGCCTTGGCGCGACGCCACGCGAGGGCAGCGCCCGCAAGCGCGATCGCGAGGGCGCCGGCAAGGCCCGGTCCGTTCGCCTCCATCCCGAACGACGACGTGCGGACGCGTCCGTCCGTCGCCGGGAAGAAAATGGCCAGGCCATCCCCCTTGGTGGGCGCGACGTCGATCGTGAAATCCACCGTTTCGCCGATCACGTCGGGGACCCGCACGTAGGCCGTCGCGACGCGCAGCACGACGGGCCCGCCCGTGGATCCGGGCGCGAGCCTGAAGACGACGACCGCGGGGGCGTCGTGGGTCGCGTTCCCGTATTGACGGGAGCCCGTCTCGAAGGGTTCGGGCACGCGGACGGTGACCCCCTCGGGCGCCGACACGACGGTGACCGCGTGGCGCGCGGGCGCGTTGCCGAGGTTCGCGACGACGAACGCGACCTTGTGGTCGCGCCCCGGTTCGAGGGCGACATCGCGCGGACCGGCGACCTGCGTCAGCGCGAACCAGTCCGCGACGACCGTGAGCACCTCCTGCGCTGTCGACCCCGCGATGAGCCCGTTGGGCTCCGCGGTCGCGCGGATCCGGATCTCGCCGGGCCAGTATGCGGGGGCGTTGGCATCGGTCGCGACGGCGACGATCGCGCGGGCGTGCACGCGTCCCACGAGCCCGACGGGGACGGGCCCGGGCGCAACCTGGATCGTTGAGGGCGTGACCGAGGCGTGCGTCCACGCGGGGCCTTCGACCTCGAGACGGATCGTCGTCGGATCGAGCGCGACGCCGCCCGAGAAATAGGCGTAGACGATGTCCAATTCCGCGAGGCCGACCCCCCGCTCCGGCATGATCGGCCCGTCGATGGGCTGGACGCTCATCGAGATGCGCGACTCCGCGGGCCTGCCGGGCATCTGCCCCGCCGCGGGCGCCGCGAGGGCGACGAGGAGCGCCGCGACCGCGAGCGCGCGCATCATCGGCGCGCCACCTTCCGCCACGCGAGGGCGAGGCCCGCCGCCGCGCCGACGAGGGCGAAGGCGAACGTCGTTCCCGCCTGCGGGCCGGCGGTCGCGAAGCTCGCGGCCGCGAGGACGGCGGCGCCCGTGTCGGCGGCGTTGCCCGGCTCCACCGTGAACGAGACGCGGAGCGAGTCGCCACGGATCGTGTCGTCGAGCGCGTAGGTCGCGTTCACGAGGAACGTGACGCGCCCGCCGGGCGAGGTCGCGCTCGCCTCGATCTTGAACGGGAGTTCCATCTGCGTCACCTTTCCGCCGCGCTGCGTCGATTCGAGGACGACCGCGTTCGGGAGGCTCACGCGGACGCCTTCGGGCGCCTCGACGAGCTCGAACCGCAGACGCGTGTCGGCGTTCCCGCCGTTCATGACCGTGAGATGTTCGCGGACGAACCCGCCGCGCGGGACCTCCACCGCGTCGGGCGCCCGGACCTGCGTGAGCGCGAAGTAGTCCGCAACGACCGTGAAGGACGCGTCAGCGGCCGAGCCCGCGACGAGGCCGTTCGGGAGGGCCGTGGCGCTGATCACGATGGATCCCGGCGTGAACGCCGGCGCGCTCGCAAGCGTGCGGACGAGGACGTTCGCCGTCGCCGAGGCGTGGCACGTGGGAACGCAGATTCCGCCCGACTGGATCTGGATCGTGGACGGGTTGACCTCCGCGACCACCCACGAGGGCGCGTCGGTGACCTTCAAGTTCACCTGGGTCGGCGCGAGCGTCGGCGCCGCGAAGTGGCTGTAGGTCAGCATCACCTTCGCCACCGCGACGCCCGAAAGCGGCTCGATGGGCGCGTCGAACGGCTTGATGGCCATCGAGAGCCGGCTCTCCACGGGATTGAGGGGGAATGTCTGCGCCGCGGCGGGGGCGGCGGCAAGGGCGATCGTGGTTGAGACGAGGATGAGGGCGACGAGGGCGGTTCGGACTCCCATGGGCGAGGCGACGACCCGGGGGGTGATGTCCTTTCGCGATGATGCGCTTTAGCGACGTTGCTAGAGGATCAGGCGGCGTCCGCCGCGGCGGAGCCGGCCCGGCGCACCTCGATGGATTTGACGCGCTTGCGGTCGGCTTCGCGCACGACGCCGTCCCACGCTCCGAGCTTCACGCGCTCGCCCTTCGCGGGAAGGCGGCCGAGCTCCGCGACGACGTAGCCGGAGAGCGTCGTTACGTCCGTGCTCTGGAGCTGGACGCCCAGGAGGGCGCTCGCCTGGTGGAGCGGCATGTGGCCCTCGAGGAGGTAGTGGCCCTCGTCGATCTTGCGGTAGGCGGCTTCGGCCTCGGCGACGTCGAACTCGTCGCGGATCTCGCCGAAGAGCTCCTCGAAGATGTCCTCGAGCGTCACGAGGCCCGCGGTGGAGCCGAACTCGTCGACGACGATCGCCATGTGGCGCCCGCGACCGAGGAGGTCGGAGAGCAGATCCTCGACGGACTTCGAGTCGGGAACGAAGATGACGTCGCGGCGGATCGCGGAGAGCGAGCGCGGCGCGGTCGCGGAGGATCGCGCAAGCCCCACGAGGTCCCGGTAGTGGACCATGCCGACGACGCGGTCGAGGCTCTCCTCGACGAGCGGGAACCGGGTGTAGCCGGATTCCTCGGCGTGGGCGAGGTTCTCCTCGAAGGGCTTCGTGACATCGAGCGCGACCATCCGCGGGCGCGGCGTCATCACGTTGCGCGCGGCGAGCTTCTTGAGCTCGAAGACGTTCAATATCATCTCCGCGCGCTTCTTCGTGAGGCTCCGTTTCGCGCTCGATTCCGCGAGGAGCATCCGGAGCTCTTCCTCGCTGTGGACGAGGTCGGCTTCGGTCGCGGGCCTCATGCCAGCGCTGCGCAGAAGCGCGTTCGCGACCGAGTTCAACGCCCAGATGGCCGGCTGGAAGATCTTGTAGAAGACGTGCAGCGGCGCCGAGGTCCACAGGGTCACCCCCTCGGCCTTCTGGATCGCCAGGCTCTTCGGCGCGAGCTCGCCGATCACGATATGGAGGAAGGTGATGAACCCGAACGCGATGATGAACGCGACGGTGTGGACGATGGCGGGGTCCCCGATCCCCGCGAGGAAGAAGATCGGCTCGATGAGGGACGCGACGGCGGGCTCGCCGATCCAGCCGAGCCCGAGGCTCGCGAGCGTGATGCCGAGCTGCGTCGCGCTGAGATAGGCATCGAGATGCTCGACGACGTGGGCCGCCCTTTTCGCGCCGGGCTCGCCGCGGCGCACGCGCGCTTCGAGCTGCGTGGCGCGGACCTTGACGATCGCGAACTCCGCCGCGACGAAGAAGCCGTTCAGGAGGACAAGGAACATCACCGCGAAGAGTTTGAACGCGATGACGGGTAGGGGGTCGAATCCGGCCAAGGCCCTCGCCTCGGCGATGGACGAACTTGTTCAAGAAGGCTTTGCACGGCGGGGATCAAGGGGCACGCGCGGTCACGGGGGCGGCGGTACGGCACCATCCCTCAAGGCTCGCGGCGGCGTCGCCGACGCGCGTCCCGCGCGCGGCCCGTCGTCGCGCGGCCCGGCAAGGCGGTCGGGTCGGGCCCGTTCGCGAGCCGCACGCGCGATCCTGCGCGGATCATCGGGGCGAAGGCCGCGATGGCGTCGGGGCAACGCTCGCCGCGCCGCGCTCGACCCGTCCGCGGAGCCCGCGCGCGACGACCCCTGGACTCAGCCGTCCCGGCGAAGCGGCAGCTCGACATGGAAGACGGTGCCCCGGCCCGGCTCCGACTCGAACGTCACGCGACCCCCGTGGTCTTCGATGGTGCGGCGCGCGATCGCAAGCGCGATTCCCGTCCCGTCGGGTTTGGTCGTGAAGAAGGGGGTGAACATGCGGTCCGCGTGCTCGGGCGCGATGCCGCACCCGTCGTCGCGAACCTCCAGGCGCGCGTGGAAGCCGTCGGCGGACGCGCGGACGCGGACCGCTTGCGAGGAACCGCGCATCGCGTCCCGCGCATTGTCGAGAAGCGACGCGAGGGCTTTCGCGAGCTCATGGCATCGTCCCCGGATCGTCGCCTCCGTCGCCATTTCGAGCGCGACGGGAATCGCGCCGGGACCCGCCTCCTCGACGGCCATTGCGACGAGACGCTCGATCGTGACCTCCGACGTCGGCTCCGTCGACGCTTCGGTGATGCGCCGGAGGGCGTGGGCGAGGCCCGACAGCCGTTCGACACCCGTGCCGAGCGTGCGCGCGCAGCGGGCGGCCGTGTCCACCGAGGCGGAGGGCGTCGTCACCCGCAGCCGCTCCACCTCCTCGGCGAGCCGCGCGGCGGCGATGCGCATGGAGGTCAGGGGATTGCCGACCTCGTGGGCGACGCCCATGACGAGATCGTGCAAGGCGAGGGCGCGCGCCTGCGACGCGAGCAGGCGGCGGGCCTCGTCGAGCTCGCGGGCCGCCCGCCGCGTCTCGAGGAGACGCACCACCTGACGCGCGAGCGCCTGCAGCGTCTCGATCTGCGCGACACTCAGGCGATTGGGGGTCCTGTCGATGACGCACAGCGTCCCGACCGCGGGCCCCGCGCTCGACACGAGGGGGACCCCCGCGTAATACCGGATCCCGAGGCCGCCCAGGACATCGGGATTGTCCGCGAAACGCGGGTCCGCGCGCGGGTTCTCGACGATGCACGGCAGGGCGGGTTCGTGGATGGCGTGCGCGCAGAAGGACACTTCCCGCGAAGTCTCTTCGTCCGCGAGGCCGACCTTGGCCTTGAACCATTGCCGTTGCGCGTCGACGAGCGAAACGAGCGCGATGGGCATGCCTGTCACGTGGGCGGCCACGCGCGCGATGTCGTCGAAGGCCTCTTCGGGCGGCGTGTCGAGGATCGCGTAGGCGTGGAGGATGGCGAGCCTCGCGGCCTCGTCCTTTGTGGGCGGCGAAGCGGGCATGACGCGGTCTGATCCCGTTGCGTCGATTATTTAGCCCATCCGCAGTCGGCCGGTCTACGCCGGCGGCTCGGCGGCGGCTTCCGTTCGCCGGCGGCGCAC
The window above is part of the Candidatus Thermoplasmatota archaeon genome. Proteins encoded here:
- the eno gene encoding phosphopyruvate hydratase — protein: MFFRRILDSRGNETIEVDILTDEGFGRAAAPSGASTGAHEVQAWPEGGPKAGVEKAYDIIAPTLRGMDALDQRAVDDTLAEIDGTENFAALGGNVTVATSLAVARAAAHSLGLPLYAYLGGAFVSRLPRPLGNVLGGGAHAIGGTDIQEFMVFADGPTFQDSAFANAKVHKRVKDLLKKELPNTAIGKGDEGAWVAPIKNERALAIVADAAKHVASEVGFEVRPALDVAATELWDAKRKAYVYKDAVRTTDEQVAFLEGLVKDYGVVSVEDGLAEDDWEGWQKLTKAIGSRATLVGDDLFVTNPTRLERGIREKAANAILVKPNQIGTLTRTVQAIQMAHGAGFRSIISHRSGETSDESIAHIGAAFGCWGIKTGAVGGERTAKLNELIRIEEEV
- a CDS encoding hemolysin family protein, coding for MAGFDPLPVIAFKLFAVMFLVLLNGFFVAAEFAIVKVRATQLEARVRRGEPGAKRAAHVVEHLDAYLSATQLGITLASLGLGWIGEPAVASLIEPIFFLAGIGDPAIVHTVAFIIAFGFITFLHIVIGELAPKSLAIQKAEGVTLWTSAPLHVFYKIFQPAIWALNSVANALLRSAGMRPATEADLVHSEEELRMLLAESSAKRSLTKKRAEMILNVFELKKLAARNVMTPRPRMVALDVTKPFEENLAHAEESGYTRFPLVEESLDRVVGMVHYRDLVGLARSSATAPRSLSAIRRDVIFVPDSKSVEDLLSDLLGRGRHMAIVVDEFGSTAGLVTLEDIFEELFGEIRDEFDVAEAEAAYRKIDEGHYLLEGHMPLHQASALLGVQLQSTDVTTLSGYVVAELGRLPAKGERVKLGAWDGVVREADRKRVKSIEVRRAGSAAADAA
- a CDS encoding GAF domain-containing sensor histidine kinase: MPASPPTKDEAARLAILHAYAILDTPPEEAFDDIARVAAHVTGMPIALVSLVDAQRQWFKAKVGLADEETSREVSFCAHAIHEPALPCIVENPRADPRFADNPDVLGGLGIRYYAGVPLVSSAGPAVGTLCVIDRTPNRLSVAQIETLQALARQVVRLLETRRAARELDEARRLLASQARALALHDLVMGVAHEVGNPLTSMRIAAARLAEEVERLRVTTPSASVDTAARCARTLGTGVERLSGLAHALRRITEASTEPTSEVTIERLVAMAVEEAGPGAIPVALEMATEATIRGRCHELAKALASLLDNARDAMRGSSQAVRVRASADGFHARLEVRDDGCGIAPEHADRMFTPFFTTKPDGTGIALAIARRTIEDHGGRVTFESEPGRGTVFHVELPLRRDG